The Synechocystis sp. PCC 6714 genome includes the window TCAGAAACGAGCTTTTCCCTATCCCTGAGCATCCCCAATGGTCCCCTGCGAAAATCTTTGGCAACAGGCCCTGGCCATCCTGGCAACCCAGTTAACGAAACCGGCCTTTGACACATGGATTAAAACATCAGTTTTAACTTCCCTGGTGGATGGGGTAGCCACCATTCAGGTAGAGAATGGCTTTGTGCTCAACCATTTACAGAAATGCTATGGGGCACTGTTAATGGAGGTACTGACGGATTTAACTGGCCAGGAGATTAGTGTTGAACTAATTACCGATGGATCGGAATCCCATAGCTTAATCCGCCGGGCTCCTTCATTGGCCATGGATACCAGTGCTAAAAACGCCACAACCCTAAATTCCAAATATACTTTTTCCCGTTTTGTGGTGGGGCCCACCAATCGCATGGCCCATGCTGCATCGTTAGCCGTAGCTGAATCCCCAGGCCGAGAATTTAACCCTCTTTTTCTCTGTGGCGGAGTCGGTTTAGGCAAAACCCACCTCATGCAGGCGATCGCCCATTACCGGCTGGAGATGTATCCCAATGCCAAAGTCTATTACGTATCCACGGAGCGGTTCACCAACGATTTAATCACCGCCATCCGCCAAGACAACATGGAGGATTTTCGTGCCCATTACCGCAGGGCAGACTTTTTACTGATTGACGATATTCAATTTATTAAAGGCAAAGAATACACCCAAGAGGAGTTTTTCCACACCTTCAACAGCCTCCACGAAGCGGGCAAACAGGTGGTAGTGGCTTCTGATCGCCCGCCCCAGCGTATTCCCGGCCTGCAAGACCGGCTCATTTCCCGTTTTTCCATGGGCTTAATTGCCGACATCCAGGTGCCGGATTTAGAGACCCGCATGGCTATTTTGCAAAAGAAGGCTGAGTATGAAAACATTCGTTTGCCCAAGGAAGTGATTGAGTACATTGCCTCCCACTACACTTCCAATATTCGGGAATTGGAGGGAGCCTTGATCCGGGCGATCGCCTACACGTCTCTATCAAGTGTGGCTATGACAGTGGAGAATATTGCCCCGGTGTTAAATCCCCCAGTGGAAAAGGTGGCGGCCGCCCCAGAAACTATTATTGGCATTGTGGCCCAACATTACCAGCTCAAAGTCGAAGAATTGTTGAGTAACTCTCGCCGCCGAGAAGTCAGCTTGGCCCGACAGGTGGGCATGTATCTGATGCGTCAACACACAGACCTAAGTCTGCCCCGCATTGGGGAAGCATTTGGAGGAAAAGACCACACCACTGTAATGTACAGCTGCGACAAAATTACCCAACTTCAGCAAAAGGATTGGGAAACTAGTCAAACTCTCACTAGCCTCAGCCATCGCATCAATATTGCTGGCCAAGCCCCTGAATCCTAGACCCCTGGCGATCGGCAATTATGAGAGTGAATATGTCAGAATGTTAAATATTTGCTAATAATATGTAGATGCGTTTCGGCAAGGAACGCTGACATCAGTGCAGGTTTGGCCCCTGCGGCCCGACTTGTCATGAATAAGAAAATGGCATCAGGAGAACAAATATTGTTCCACCGATAGGCCGCATTTGGGTTTTGCCCGACCGCTATAGTCCAGCGGTGTGGTTTCCAATCGTCTCGTCTTATTAGAGAATGGAGTCTAAATGGCATAACCCAAATTACAAAAGCCTCCTTTAGAAATTCTTGCCTTTGATGCTAGCTACGCAAGAGGATTTGCATTTATGACTATTGCAGTCGGACGCGCCCCGGTCGAAAGAGGATGGTTTGATGTCCTCGACGACTGGCTGAAGCGTGATCGTTTCGTATTTATTGGTTGGTCTGGTTTACTGCTTTTCCCCTGCGCCTTCATGGCCCTGGGGGGATGGCTAACCGGCACCACCTTCGTTACTTCCTGGTACACCCACGGTCTGGCTAGTTCCTACTTGGAAGGGGCTAACTTCCTCACCGTGGCGGTATCTTCCCCCGCCGATGCCTTCGGCCATTCCCTGCTGTTCCTCTGGGGTCCCGAAGCCCAGGGTAACCTGACCCGTTGGTTTCAAATCGGTGGTTTGTGGCCCTTTGTTGCCCTCCACGGTGCCTTTGGTCTGATCGGCTTTATGCTCCGTCAGTTTGAAATTTCCCGGCTGGTGGGTATTCGCCCCTACAACGCGATCGCCTTTTCTGGCCCCATTGCGGTGTTTGTCAGTGTCTTTTTGATGTACCCCTTGGGACAATCCAGTTGGTTCTTTGCCCCCAGCTTTGGGGTAGCGGGAATCTTCCGGTTCATTTTGTTCCTGCAAGGTTTCCACAACTGGACGTTGAACCCCTTCCACATGATGGGGGTTGCGGGGATTTTGGGCGGTGCACTGTTGTGTGCTATCCACGGTGCCACGGTGGAGAATACCCTGTTTGAAGATGGGGAAGATTCCAACACTTTCCGGGCCTTTGAACCCACCCAAGCGGAAGAAACCTACTCCATGGTGACCGCCAACCGTTTCTGGTCTCAGATTTTCGGCATTGCGTTCTCCAACAAACGGTGGTTGCACTTCTTCATGCTGTTTGTACCGGTAACGGGGTTGTGGATGAGTTCCGTGGGTATTGTTGGTTTGGCTCTGAACCTGCGGGCCTACGACTTCGTATCCCAGGAACTACGGGCCGCTGAAGACCCGGAATTTGAGACGTTTTATACGAAAAACATTTTGTTGAACGAAGGGATGCGCGCTTGGATGGCTCCCCAAGATCAACCCCATGAAAACTTTATCTTCCCTGAGGAGGTTCTCCCCCGTGGTAACGCTCTCTAATGCTTCGATGGTGGGGGGGCGTGACCTTCCCTCCACTGGTTTTGCCTGGTGGTCGGGGAATGCCCGACTGATCAATCTCTCCGGTAAATTGCTGGGAGCCCACGTGGCCCACGCCGGTTTGATCGTTTTCTGGGCTGGGGCCATGACCCTGTTTGAAGTGGCTCACTTCATCCCCGAAAAACCTATGTATGAGCAGGGTTTGATCCTTCTGCCTCACATTGCAACTTTGGGTTGGGGCGTTGGCCCTGCCGGGGAAGTGACCGACATTTTCCCATTCTTTGTGGTGGGGGTGTTGCACCTCATTTCTTCCGCCGTTCTAGGTTTGGGCGGTATTTACCACGCCCTCCGCGGACCAGAAGTCTTGGAAGAGTATTCCAGCTTCTTCGGCTATGACTGGAAAGATAAAAACCAGATGACCAATATCATTGGCTACCACTTGATCCTGTTGGGTTGTGGTGCTCTGTTACTGGTTTTCAAAGCCATGTTCTTCGGTGGTGTTTATGACACCTGGGCCCCCGGTGGTGGAGACGTACGGGTGATCACCAATCCGACCCTCAACCCGGCAATCATTTTCGGTTATCTGCTGAAGGCTCCTTTTGGGGGAGAAGGTTGGATCATCAGTGTCAACAACATGGAAGACATCATCGGTGGTCATATCTGGATCGGTTTGATCTGTATTTCCGGTGGTATCTGGCACATTCTTACCAAACCCTTTGGTTGGGCTCGCCGGGCTTTGATCTGGTCTGGGGAAGCTTATCTTTCCTACAGCCTAGGTGCTTTGTCCTTAATGGGCTTCATTGCTTCCGTTTTTGTTTGGTTCAACAACACTGCCTATCCCAGTGAATTCTATGGTCCCACTGGCATGGAAGCTTCCCAATCCCAAGCCTTCACCTTCCTGGTGCGGGACCAACGTTTGGGTGCCAACATTGCTTCTGCCCAAGGCCCCACTGGTTTGGGCAAATATCTGATGCGTTCTCCCTCTGGAGAAATCATCTTCGGTGGTGAAACCATGCGTTTCTGGGATTTCCGTGGTCCTTGGTTAGAACCTCTCCGGGGCCCCAATGGTTTAGACCTCGATAAACTCCGCAACGACATTCAGCCCTGGCAAGTACGTCGGGCCGCTGAATACATGACCCACGCTCCCCTTGGTTCTTTGAACTCTGTGGGTGGGGTTATTACCGACGTTAACTCCTTTAACTACGTATCTCCCCGGGCTTGGTTGGCCACTTCCCACTTTGTCCTTGGCTTCTTCTTCCTCGTTGGTCACCTCTGGCATGCTGGTCGTGCTCGGGCGGCGGCCGCTGGGTTTGAAAAAGGCATTGACCGGGAAACTGAACCTACGTTGTTCATGCCTGACCTCGACTAGGTTGGGACTGGTCTTTTACTAAAACGGTTTTGCTTTAGTTAAACTAAATTAATTATTGTCCTCCGCCAATTCGGTGGGGGATTTTTGTTTGGCGATCGCCTAATCGCCTAAAATGAAGCCTGTTGCCTCCGAGAAGCTTTTTCGTTATGCAGTTTTTGGAATTCATCGCCGCTTGGGAAGGAAAATGGCTTTCCCAACGCACTAACTATAATTTTGAGCAAAATGAAGCGGGCAATGACAAATCCGATGTGACGGTGCAAAGGTGGGATAGTCAAACGGAGCTAGGACGATCACTCCAGGAACGGGCTGGGTTTGAAAATCAAGGGGAGTTAATCCTATTGCAACTGAGTTGGGATAATTCCGTAGACTGGGGCAAGTCTAAACAAAAGGGCGCCATCTATTACGGCTTTCTACCAGATGCTGACCATGGTGATCGGGGCCAACTATGGCGGGGAAGTCTGGATTCGGGTATGGCTTTCCTTAAGGGGAATTACCATTTAGGTTCCGATGAATGTTTGACCCTCAATTTGGCGGATGGGGAGACTAAGTTAACGGAAAGGCATTGGTATGCTAGCCCTAATTTACGACTCCGCACCAGTTTAATTCAGCGGGGAGAAGGTTATAGTCATAGTGCGTTCTATTCAGATATCCGGCGTTTGCCTCCATCGGATAAGAACGACTAGCACTGGCTAAAACTTTTTCCTTTACTCGTTTTTCCATGGCATTTTTTAAACAAGATCCGGTCCTGGGGGAGATAGCCCAGGCCATCCTTGAAAGCACCTGGCAGACTTTCCCCACCTTGCAGCGGGACCAGATTGCTCTGACTTGGTTAGTGTACGATGCTCCAGTGGTGGTCAATACCGGAGGGG containing:
- the dnaA gene encoding chromosomal replication initiator protein DnaA yields the protein MVPCENLWQQALAILATQLTKPAFDTWIKTSVLTSLVDGVATIQVENGFVLNHLQKCYGALLMEVLTDLTGQEISVELITDGSESHSLIRRAPSLAMDTSAKNATTLNSKYTFSRFVVGPTNRMAHAASLAVAESPGREFNPLFLCGGVGLGKTHLMQAIAHYRLEMYPNAKVYYVSTERFTNDLITAIRQDNMEDFRAHYRRADFLLIDDIQFIKGKEYTQEEFFHTFNSLHEAGKQVVVASDRPPQRIPGLQDRLISRFSMGLIADIQVPDLETRMAILQKKAEYENIRLPKEVIEYIASHYTSNIRELEGALIRAIAYTSLSSVAMTVENIAPVLNPPVEKVAAAPETIIGIVAQHYQLKVEELLSNSRRREVSLARQVGMYLMRQHTDLSLPRIGEAFGGKDHTTVMYSCDKITQLQQKDWETSQTLTSLSHRINIAGQAPES
- the psbD gene encoding photosystem II D2 protein (photosystem q(a) protein), which translates into the protein MTIAVGRAPVERGWFDVLDDWLKRDRFVFIGWSGLLLFPCAFMALGGWLTGTTFVTSWYTHGLASSYLEGANFLTVAVSSPADAFGHSLLFLWGPEAQGNLTRWFQIGGLWPFVALHGAFGLIGFMLRQFEISRLVGIRPYNAIAFSGPIAVFVSVFLMYPLGQSSWFFAPSFGVAGIFRFILFLQGFHNWTLNPFHMMGVAGILGGALLCAIHGATVENTLFEDGEDSNTFRAFEPTQAEETYSMVTANRFWSQIFGIAFSNKRWLHFFMLFVPVTGLWMSSVGIVGLALNLRAYDFVSQELRAAEDPEFETFYTKNILLNEGMRAWMAPQDQPHENFIFPEEVLPRGNAL
- the psbC gene encoding photosystem II reaction center protein CP43, which encodes MVTLSNASMVGGRDLPSTGFAWWSGNARLINLSGKLLGAHVAHAGLIVFWAGAMTLFEVAHFIPEKPMYEQGLILLPHIATLGWGVGPAGEVTDIFPFFVVGVLHLISSAVLGLGGIYHALRGPEVLEEYSSFFGYDWKDKNQMTNIIGYHLILLGCGALLLVFKAMFFGGVYDTWAPGGGDVRVITNPTLNPAIIFGYLLKAPFGGEGWIISVNNMEDIIGGHIWIGLICISGGIWHILTKPFGWARRALIWSGEAYLSYSLGALSLMGFIASVFVWFNNTAYPSEFYGPTGMEASQSQAFTFLVRDQRLGANIASAQGPTGLGKYLMRSPSGEIIFGGETMRFWDFRGPWLEPLRGPNGLDLDKLRNDIQPWQVRRAAEYMTHAPLGSLNSVGGVITDVNSFNYVSPRAWLATSHFVLGFFFLVGHLWHAGRARAAAAGFEKGIDRETEPTLFMPDLD